A DNA window from Rhinolophus sinicus isolate RSC01 linkage group LG10, ASM3656204v1, whole genome shotgun sequence contains the following coding sequences:
- the PPM1M gene encoding protein phosphatase 1M isoform X1, with the protein MSTGWFRRRFLPGGPLPGPRPPRPRTSPLPYRRPRFLRGSGSCSSTADTPHRPEARPVRCPARGRTLPWNAGYAEIINAEKSEFNEDQAACGKLCIRRCEFGVEEDQEWLNLCPEEFLTGHYWALFDGHGGPAAAILAANTLHSCLRQQLEAVVEGMVATQPPMHLSGHCVCPSDPQFVEEKGIRTEDLVIGALESAFQECDEVIGRELEASGQVGGCTALVAVSLQGKLYVANAGDSRAILVRRGEVRPLSSEFTPETERQRIQQLAFVYPELLAGEFTRLEFPRRLKGDDLGQKVLFRDHHMSGWSYKHVEKSDLKYPLIQGQGRQARLFGTLAVSRGLGDHQLRVLDTNIQLKPFLLSVPQVTVLDVDQLELQEDDVIVMATDGLWDVLSNEQVAQLVWSFLPGNREDPHRFSELAQMLIHSTQGKDDGPTGEGQVSYDDISVFVIPLYSQRQGSNSH; encoded by the exons ATGTCCACCGGCTGGTTCCGGCGTCGCTTCCTGCCGGGAGGTCCGCTGCCCGGGCCGCGGCCACCGAGGCCGCGTACCAGCCCCCTGCCCTACCGGCGGCCCCGCTTCCTGCGCGGCTCGGGCTCCTGCTCCAGCACAGCCGACACCCCGCACCGCCCGGAGGCCCGACCAGTGCGCTGCCCAGCGCGGGGCCGCACGCTGCCCTGGAATGCAGGCTACGCAGA GATCATCAATGCAGAGAAATCTGAGTTCAATGAGGATCAAGCTGCctgtgggaagctatgcatccgGAGATGTGAGTTTGGGGTTGAAGAGGACCAGGAATGGCTGAACTTGTGCccagaggag TTCCTGACAGGTCATTATTGGGCACTGTTTGATGGGCACGGTGGTCCAGCTGCAGCCATCCTGGCTGCCAACACCCTGCACTCCTGCCTGCGCCAGCAACTGGAAGCCGTAGTAGAAGGCATGGTGGCCACTCAGCCCCCCATGCACCTCAGTGGTCACTGTGTCTGCCCCAGTGACCCCCAATTTGTAGAGGAAAAGGGCATTAGGACAGAAGACTTGGTGATTGGTGCTCTGGAGAGTGCCTTCCAGGAATGT GATGAGGTGATCGGGCGGGAGCTGGAGGCCTCAGGCCAAGTGGGCGGCTGCACAGCCCTGGTGGCTGTGTCCCTGCAGGGAAAGCTGTATGTGGCCAATGCCGGAGATAGCAG GGCCATCTTGGTGAGGAGAGGTGAGGTGCGGCCCCTGAGCTCTGAGTTCACCCCAGAGACTGAGCGGCAGCGGATCCAGCAGCTG GCCTTTGTCTATCCCGAGCTTCTGGCTGGTGAGTTCACCCGACTGGAGTTCCCTCGGCGACTGAAGGGGGATGACTTGGGGCAGAAGGTTTTGTTCAGGGATCACCACATGAGCGGCTG gagctacaagcATGTGGAGAAGTCGGATCTCAAGTACCCACTGATCCAGGGACAGGGTAGGCAG GCTCGGTTATTCGGAACACTGGCCGTCTCCCGGGGCCTGGGAGACCACCAGCTCAGAGTCctggacacaaacattcagctcAAGCCCTTCTTGCTCTCTGTCCCACAG GTGACGGTGCTGGATGTGGACCAGCTGGAGCTGCAGGAGGATGATGTGATTGTCATGGCAACTGATGGTCTCTGGGACGTCCTGTCCAATGAGCAGGTGGCACAGCTGGTATGGAGCTTCCTCCCTGGTAATCGAGAGGACCCACACAG GTTCTCGGAGCTGGCCCAAATGCTGATACACAGCACACAGGGGAAGGACGACGGCCCCACAGGGGAAGGGCAGGTATCCTACGATGACATCTCTGTGTTCGTGATTCCCTTGTACAGCCAGCGCCAAGGGAGCAATAGCCATTGA
- the PPM1M gene encoding protein phosphatase 1M isoform X2, which translates to MSTGWFRRRFLPGGPLPGPRPPRPRTSPLPYRRPRFLRGSGSCSSTADTPHRPEARPVRCPARGRTLPWNAGYAEIINAEKSEFNEDQAACGKLCIRRCEFGVEEDQEWLNLCPEEFLTGHYWALFDGHGGPAAAILAANTLHSCLRQQLEAVVEGMVATQPPMHLSGHCVCPSDPQFVEEKGIRTEDLVIGALESAFQECDEVIGRELEASGQVGGCTALVAVSLQGKLYVANAGDSRAILVRRGEVRPLSSEFTPETERQRIQQLAFVYPELLAGEFTRLEFPRRLKGDDLGQKVLFRDHHMSGWSYKHVEKSDLKYPLIQGQGRQARLFGTLAVSRGLGDHQLRVLDTNIQLKPFLLSVPQVTVLDVDQLELQEDDVIVMATDGLWDVLSNEQVAQLVWSFLPGNREDPHSQRQGSNSH; encoded by the exons ATGTCCACCGGCTGGTTCCGGCGTCGCTTCCTGCCGGGAGGTCCGCTGCCCGGGCCGCGGCCACCGAGGCCGCGTACCAGCCCCCTGCCCTACCGGCGGCCCCGCTTCCTGCGCGGCTCGGGCTCCTGCTCCAGCACAGCCGACACCCCGCACCGCCCGGAGGCCCGACCAGTGCGCTGCCCAGCGCGGGGCCGCACGCTGCCCTGGAATGCAGGCTACGCAGA GATCATCAATGCAGAGAAATCTGAGTTCAATGAGGATCAAGCTGCctgtgggaagctatgcatccgGAGATGTGAGTTTGGGGTTGAAGAGGACCAGGAATGGCTGAACTTGTGCccagaggag TTCCTGACAGGTCATTATTGGGCACTGTTTGATGGGCACGGTGGTCCAGCTGCAGCCATCCTGGCTGCCAACACCCTGCACTCCTGCCTGCGCCAGCAACTGGAAGCCGTAGTAGAAGGCATGGTGGCCACTCAGCCCCCCATGCACCTCAGTGGTCACTGTGTCTGCCCCAGTGACCCCCAATTTGTAGAGGAAAAGGGCATTAGGACAGAAGACTTGGTGATTGGTGCTCTGGAGAGTGCCTTCCAGGAATGT GATGAGGTGATCGGGCGGGAGCTGGAGGCCTCAGGCCAAGTGGGCGGCTGCACAGCCCTGGTGGCTGTGTCCCTGCAGGGAAAGCTGTATGTGGCCAATGCCGGAGATAGCAG GGCCATCTTGGTGAGGAGAGGTGAGGTGCGGCCCCTGAGCTCTGAGTTCACCCCAGAGACTGAGCGGCAGCGGATCCAGCAGCTG GCCTTTGTCTATCCCGAGCTTCTGGCTGGTGAGTTCACCCGACTGGAGTTCCCTCGGCGACTGAAGGGGGATGACTTGGGGCAGAAGGTTTTGTTCAGGGATCACCACATGAGCGGCTG gagctacaagcATGTGGAGAAGTCGGATCTCAAGTACCCACTGATCCAGGGACAGGGTAGGCAG GCTCGGTTATTCGGAACACTGGCCGTCTCCCGGGGCCTGGGAGACCACCAGCTCAGAGTCctggacacaaacattcagctcAAGCCCTTCTTGCTCTCTGTCCCACAG GTGACGGTGCTGGATGTGGACCAGCTGGAGCTGCAGGAGGATGATGTGATTGTCATGGCAACTGATGGTCTCTGGGACGTCCTGTCCAATGAGCAGGTGGCACAGCTGGTATGGAGCTTCCTCCCTGGTAATCGAGAGGACCCACACAG CCAGCGCCAAGGGAGCAATAGCCATTGA